A single window of Bradyrhizobium sp. SZCCHNS1050 DNA harbors:
- a CDS encoding MbtH family protein — MMVFDRDDVTFTVVVNHEEQYSIWPTFKDIPNGWTAVGVTGSKKECLDHIEQVWTDMRPLSLRKFMQENAQASAES; from the coding sequence ATGATGGTCTTCGACAGAGATGACGTCACCTTCACCGTCGTCGTGAATCACGAAGAACAATATTCGATCTGGCCGACGTTCAAGGACATCCCGAACGGGTGGACGGCCGTCGGCGTGACCGGGAGCAAGAAGGAGTGTCTGGACCATATCGAACAGGTGTGGACCGACATGCGGCCGCTCTCGCTGCGGAAATTCATGCAGGAGAACGCCCAGGCCTCTGCCGAATCCTGA
- a CDS encoding thioesterase II family protein, which translates to MRLICLPYAGGSAMVYARWRRALPSWIEIVPLELPGRGARMDEPLQTDAAALADQLASELIGTPLAEPYVLFGHSLGGLLAFELAHRLLALGAPKPQMLLVSGTEAPAVRDGSRWREPLGDDALREELLRLNGTPPEALQSMEIMRGTLPILRADFLMCGNYVYRRRRPLPCPLHVFGGDLDETRAEALEAWRAETSGAFGRDMLPGDHFFIHSRQADLLKLVAALLARGAWPGLAVARAGP; encoded by the coding sequence ATGCGGCTGATCTGTTTGCCATATGCCGGCGGCAGCGCCATGGTCTATGCGCGCTGGAGGAGAGCTCTTCCGTCCTGGATCGAAATCGTGCCGCTGGAGCTGCCCGGACGGGGCGCGCGGATGGACGAGCCGCTGCAAACGGACGCGGCAGCATTGGCCGATCAGCTCGCGTCCGAACTGATCGGGACGCCGTTGGCGGAGCCTTACGTCCTGTTCGGGCACAGCCTCGGCGGCTTGCTCGCCTTCGAGCTGGCGCACAGGCTGCTCGCGCTCGGCGCGCCAAAGCCGCAGATGCTGCTCGTGTCCGGAACGGAGGCGCCGGCCGTGCGCGACGGCAGCCGCTGGCGCGAGCCGCTCGGTGACGACGCATTGCGCGAGGAGCTTCTCAGGCTGAACGGCACGCCGCCGGAGGCGTTGCAGAGCATGGAGATCATGCGCGGCACGCTGCCGATCCTGCGAGCCGATTTCCTGATGTGCGGAAACTACGTCTATCGGCGGCGCCGGCCCTTGCCGTGTCCGCTGCACGTGTTCGGCGGAGATCTCGACGAGACGCGTGCCGAGGCACTGGAGGCGTGGCGGGCCGAGACCTCCGGCGCGTTCGGTCGCGACATGCTGCCGGGCGACCACTTCTTCATCCATAGCCGACAGGCGGATCTGCTGAAGCTCGTTGCCGCATTGCTGGCACGTGGGGCATGGCCGGGACTCGCCGTTGCTCGCGCGGGGCCTTGA
- a CDS encoding TonB-dependent receptor has translation MSLGLVSSLALTLNVGGVQSAFAQTKLPDVTVDAPKPKVRQTASRPQTTATRTAQQRRVAPRNLPPTAPVAYVTPSTGTVGAPPSPYAGGQVASGGGLGLLGNRGVMNTPFNQTSFTSQLIQNQQARTIRDVLINDPSVRTIQAAGGGADSLFIRGFYYDSGDYALNGLAGIAPYYSTGANFIERVELLKGPAALLNGMTVGGTGASSGGAVGGSVNLVTKHALDTDITQLTATYASKTQFGEQIDVGRRYGEHKEWGVRLNSKYSNGDTPWNRQTDEFGNAHLAVDYHGENVRIDADVGYQADKLNPPLRFFGVGTAVTSIPSPPSSGTNFQVPWAYYAPTDFFSTVKGEVDLNDRITAYAGFGYHDSNINYRYPSPVLSSNAGLLSGTPGTGSETYKTYAGEAGLRMTADTGPINHAVNVGYSITDRTYTQQVVSGKMPNWSLYSEPTNIALPSFPTLQANQTVGANLWSIGVSDTMSLLNKRIQLTVGVRRQTAGTEVTNLVTPASSRPFEDTSVWTPAYALVVKPVEFVSLYANYIEGLQTPTVVAAGYANSGTVFPPGQTKQVETGIKVDFGRITTTVSAFDISRPSVITTSSGGVLTQELNGRQRNTGAEFNVFGEVTPTLRLLGGAAYIHGVQEKTSGGLTDGKRAIGVPELTVNLGAEWDTPFVRDLTLTGRVVYTGAQYVDAANKLSLPDWTRVDLGARYTFTSPWNGKPIVLRASVENVFDKAYWASAYSGVITLGAPRTYLVSTTFNF, from the coding sequence ATGTCGTTGGGACTTGTGAGCTCATTGGCGCTCACGCTGAATGTCGGAGGCGTTCAATCGGCCTTTGCGCAGACCAAGCTCCCCGATGTGACCGTCGACGCGCCGAAGCCGAAAGTCCGGCAGACCGCCTCGAGACCGCAGACGACCGCGACGCGGACCGCTCAGCAGCGCCGCGTCGCTCCGCGCAACCTGCCGCCGACCGCCCCGGTGGCCTATGTGACGCCGTCGACGGGAACGGTCGGTGCGCCGCCGTCGCCCTATGCCGGCGGCCAGGTCGCGAGCGGCGGCGGCCTCGGACTCCTCGGCAACCGCGGCGTCATGAACACGCCCTTCAACCAGACGAGCTTCACCTCGCAGCTGATCCAGAACCAGCAGGCGCGCACGATCCGCGACGTGCTGATCAATGATCCCTCGGTGCGCACGATCCAAGCCGCCGGCGGCGGCGCCGACAGCCTGTTCATCCGCGGCTTCTACTACGACAGCGGCGACTACGCCCTGAACGGGCTGGCCGGAATCGCGCCATATTATTCGACGGGCGCCAATTTCATCGAACGGGTCGAATTGCTGAAGGGGCCGGCGGCTCTGCTCAACGGCATGACGGTCGGCGGCACTGGCGCCTCAAGCGGCGGCGCGGTCGGCGGCAGCGTCAATCTCGTCACCAAGCACGCGCTCGACACCGACATCACGCAGCTAACGGCGACCTATGCGTCCAAGACGCAATTCGGCGAGCAGATCGACGTCGGCCGCCGCTATGGCGAGCACAAGGAGTGGGGCGTACGGCTGAACAGCAAGTATTCGAACGGCGATACACCCTGGAACCGGCAGACCGACGAGTTCGGCAACGCCCATCTCGCCGTCGACTATCATGGCGAGAATGTCCGAATCGACGCCGATGTCGGCTATCAGGCGGACAAGCTGAATCCGCCGCTGCGATTCTTCGGCGTGGGTACTGCTGTCACCAGCATTCCGTCGCCACCGTCGTCCGGCACCAATTTCCAGGTGCCGTGGGCGTATTATGCGCCGACCGATTTCTTCTCGACGGTGAAAGGCGAAGTCGATCTCAACGATCGTATCACCGCCTATGCCGGATTCGGCTATCACGACAGCAACATCAACTACCGTTATCCGTCGCCGGTGCTCTCGAGCAACGCCGGCCTGTTGTCCGGGACTCCTGGAACGGGAAGCGAGACGTACAAGACGTACGCCGGGGAGGCTGGCCTGCGCATGACCGCCGATACCGGCCCGATCAACCATGCCGTCAATGTCGGCTATTCCATCACCGACCGCACCTATACCCAGCAGGTGGTCTCCGGCAAGATGCCCAACTGGAGCCTTTACAGCGAGCCGACCAACATCGCGTTGCCAAGCTTTCCGACGCTCCAGGCCAATCAGACCGTCGGCGCAAATCTCTGGAGCATCGGCGTCTCCGACACGATGTCGCTGCTGAACAAGCGGATTCAACTGACCGTCGGTGTGCGCAGACAAACGGCGGGAACGGAAGTCACGAATCTCGTTACTCCAGCATCGAGCCGCCCGTTCGAGGACACCTCGGTGTGGACGCCAGCCTATGCGCTCGTGGTCAAGCCCGTCGAGTTTGTGTCGCTGTATGCCAATTACATCGAGGGCCTGCAGACCCCGACCGTCGTTGCCGCCGGCTATGCCAACAGCGGCACGGTCTTCCCGCCAGGGCAGACCAAGCAGGTCGAGACCGGCATCAAGGTCGACTTCGGCCGAATCACGACCACGGTCAGCGCATTCGATATCTCACGCCCAAGCGTGATTACCACGAGTTCAGGGGGAGTGCTGACTCAAGAGCTGAATGGCCGGCAGCGCAATACGGGCGCCGAGTTCAACGTATTCGGCGAGGTCACGCCGACGCTGCGGCTGTTGGGGGGCGCGGCGTATATTCACGGCGTACAGGAGAAGACTTCGGGCGGCCTGACGGACGGCAAGCGGGCGATCGGCGTGCCCGAGCTCACCGTGAATCTCGGCGCCGAGTGGGATACACCCTTCGTGCGGGATCTGACGCTCACGGGGCGAGTCGTCTACACCGGTGCACAATATGTCGACGCGGCCAACAAACTCTCGCTGCCGGATTGGACGCGCGTCGATCTGGGCGCCCGCTACACCTTCACCTCGCCCTGGAACGGCAAGCCGATCGTGCTGCGGGCGAGCGTCGAGAATGTATTCGACAAGGCCTATTGGGCGTCGGCCTATAGCGGTGTGATCACCCTGGGGGCGCCGCGCACCTATCTCGTGTCCACGACGTTCAATTTCTAG
- a CDS encoding TauD/TfdA family dioxygenase gives MFATQSKIEQESLPFLLRASRTQQPLMEAVSEVRDMIERQLYACGGILFRGFHLDGAEAFRSFAASFGHPLLSYEFGSTPRSQVSAGVYTSTEYPPHQSIPLHNEQAYTRDWPMKIWFYCQQAAQQGGETPVADSRSIHRDMPAAIRNRFAERGVMYVRNYGSGLDVDWRQVFGTESKAEVEAYCASHAIACEWKDGDELRTRQVCQGTAVHPVTGDMVWFNQAHLFHVSSLAPEVRESLLDIVGDPLELPRNAFYGDGAPIEDETLATVRAVLDRHKIVFPWQTGDVVMLDNMLTAHAREPFKGPRRVIVAMAQAHRVN, from the coding sequence ATGTTCGCGACGCAATCTAAAATAGAACAGGAATCGCTGCCGTTCCTTCTGCGGGCCAGCCGCACGCAGCAGCCGCTGATGGAGGCCGTGAGCGAGGTCCGCGACATGATCGAGCGCCAGCTATATGCGTGCGGCGGAATTCTCTTCCGTGGCTTCCATCTCGACGGCGCCGAGGCGTTCAGGAGCTTCGCCGCGAGCTTCGGCCATCCGCTGCTGTCCTATGAATTCGGCTCGACGCCCCGATCGCAGGTCAGCGCCGGCGTCTACACCTCGACCGAATATCCGCCGCACCAGAGCATCCCGCTGCACAACGAGCAGGCCTATACGCGCGACTGGCCGATGAAGATCTGGTTCTATTGCCAGCAGGCGGCACAGCAGGGCGGTGAGACGCCGGTCGCCGACAGCCGGTCGATCCATCGCGACATGCCGGCCGCGATCCGTAACCGCTTCGCCGAGCGGGGCGTCATGTATGTCCGCAACTACGGCAGTGGACTCGATGTCGACTGGCGACAGGTGTTCGGCACGGAGTCGAAGGCCGAGGTCGAGGCCTATTGCGCCTCCCATGCAATCGCCTGCGAATGGAAGGATGGCGACGAGCTACGGACGCGGCAGGTCTGCCAGGGGACGGCGGTGCATCCCGTGACCGGGGACATGGTGTGGTTCAATCAGGCGCATCTGTTCCACGTCTCCAGCCTCGCGCCCGAGGTTCGGGAAAGTCTTCTCGACATCGTCGGCGATCCGCTCGAGCTGCCGCGCAATGCGTTCTACGGCGACGGCGCGCCGATCGAGGACGAGACGCTGGCCACGGTCAGAGCCGTGCTCGACCGGCACAAGATCGTCTTTCCCTGGCAGACCGGCGACGTCGTCATGCTCGACAACATGCTGACGGCGCACGCGCGCGAGCCGTTCAAGGGGCCGCGCAGGGTGATCGTCGCGATGGCGCAAGCCCATCGCGTCAATTGA